A genomic window from Salvia hispanica cultivar TCC Black 2014 chromosome 5, UniMelb_Shisp_WGS_1.0, whole genome shotgun sequence includes:
- the LOC125187600 gene encoding pentatricopeptide repeat-containing protein At2g22410, mitochondrial-like, with protein MLKFSRQLAVVTHFKYTFPTSLHTSAAPNSTQNFDCLIEKCSSMSHLKALQAQIITRGLAGDAVLVSKLISFAALSASADLQYAHYLFDRIPQPNRHIFNTLIRAFSSRINSDKAISLYVKMSRFGITPNEFTFPFVLKACAFQKACVEGISVHLQAVKLGFFESYVMIQNGFINFYASCGMIDCAGKVFDSMEFANLVSWNSLINGYAKIGLWEEAFFLFGGMREDGIQPDGHTFVSLLSVCSRIHDVELGKFVHWYIEINGAPFDTHTKNALLDMYAKCGDLQMAEAIFIRMADKNVVSWTSMVSAYAKHGLIEPAERVFNRIPVKNVVSWNSMISCYHQNGHYKESLELFYRMCDSCVTPDETTMVTVLSSCSQLGDLVQGKKLHDYLRDNGKRPSATLCNALMDMYAKCGSVEEALEIFLNIPEKNIVSWNTIINALASHGSGYRAIEIFQEMEASGMQPDAVTFSGLLSSCCHCGLVEIGRYYFNKMSRVYKIQYDIEHYACMIDIFGRQGLLKEAVELVGEMSVKPDIVIWGTLLGACRIHQNVWIAKLVLKQILEVESYAGGLYVLISNIFGEARQWEQMKRMRKLIKDCGLRKTNAVSSIEVDGCVSEFMVDDKKHEGADLIYAMLNQLKGHLESENDVRGCLLEPVEI; from the coding sequence ATGCTTAAGTTTTCCAGACAACTGGCTGTTGTTACACACTTCAAATACACTTTCCCAACATCTCTACATACTTCCGCCGCCCCAAACTCCACACAAAATTTCGATTGTTTGATCGAAAAATGCTCGTCGATGAGCCACCTGAAAGCTCTCCAGGCCCAAATCATCACCCGTGGCCTCGCTGGAGACGCCGTCTTGGTTAGCAAGCTAATATCCTTCGCTGCTTTGTCAGCCTCTGCCGACCTGCAATACGCGCACTACCTGTTCGACAGAATTCCTCAACCGAATAGGCACATTTTCAACACCTTAATAAGGGCCTTTTCCAGTCGGATAAACTCAGATAAGGCGATTTCTCTTTACGTGAAAATGTCGCGTTTCGGTATAACGCCGAATGAGTTCACATTCCCTTTTGTCCTGAAAGCTTGTGCTTTTCAGAAGGCGTGTGTGGAAGGGATTTCGGTTCATTTACAAGCtgtcaaattagggttttttgAGTCCTATGTAATGATTCAAAACGGGTTTATAAACTTCTATGCTAGTTGTGGGATGATTGACTGTGCCGGGAAAGTCTTTGATTCGATGGAGTTCGCGAATCTTGTGTCGTGGAACTCTTTGATCAATGGTTATGCAAAGATTGGTCTGTGGGAAGAAGCTTTCTTCCTTTTTGGTGGAATGAGGGAAGATGGGATCCAACCTGATGGCCACACATTTGTCAGTTTGCTATCTGTTTGTTCCAGGATTCATGATGTGGAGCTGGGAAAGTTTGTTCATTGGTACATTGAGATTAATGGGGCTCCGTTTGATACCCATACGAAAAATGCGCTTCTTGATATGTATGCTAAGTGTGGGGATTTGCAGATGGCTGAGGCGATTTTCATACGGATGGCTGACAAGAATGTTGTTTCTTGGACTTCCATGGTCAGTGCATATGCTAAGCACGGCTTGATTGAACCGGCTGAGAGAGTTTTTAACCGCATTCCTGTTAAAAATGTGGTTTCCTGGAACTCGATGATCTCGTGTTATCATCAAAACGGTCACTATAAGGAGTCTTTAGAGTTGTTTTACAGAATGTGTGATTCTTGTGTGACACCTGATGAGACCACTATGGTTACTGTTCTTTCATCGTGTAGTCAGCTTGGTGATTTAGTGCAAGGAAAGAAATTGCACGACTATCTGCGTGATAATGGCAAGCGACCTAGTGCTACTTTGTGCAATGCCCTCATGGACATGTATGCCAAATGTGGTTCTGTGGAAGAAGCGTTGGAAATTTTTCTCAACATTCCGGAGAAGAATATAGTTTCATGGAATACAATCATCAATGCTCTTGCTTCACATGGATCTGGATACCGAGCTATTGAGATTTTCCAAGAGATGGAGGCAAGTGGGATGCAACCTGATGCAGTTACCTTCTCCGGATTGCTTTCTTCCTGCTGTCACTGCGGTCTGGTTGAGATTGGGAGATACTACTTTAACAAAATGAGTCGAGTGTATAAAATACAATATGATATTGAGCATTATGCTTGTATGATTGACATATTTGGGCGGCAAGGGTTGTTGAAGGAGGCAGTTGAGCTGGTTGGAGAAATGTCAGTGAAGCCGGACATAGTTATCTGGGGCACGTTGCTTGGCGCTTGCAGAATCCACCAGAATGTTTGGATTGCAAAGCTCGTCCTAAAGCAAATACTAGAGGTGGAGTCGTATGCTGGAGGGTTGTATGTGCTGATATCGAACATATTTGGTGAAGCTCGGCAGTGGGAACAAATGAAGAGGATGAGGAAGCTAATCAAGGACTGTGGCCTCAGGAAGACTAATGCGGTTAGCTCCATTGAAGTTGATGGTTGCGTTTCTGAGTTCATGGTTGACGACAAGAAACATGAGGGTGCTGATCTAATCTACGCGATGCTCAACCAGCTAAAGGGTCACTTAGAGTCTGAAAATGATGTCCGTGGCTGTCTTTTGGAGCCTGTGGAAATTTAG
- the LOC125191255 gene encoding oxygen-evolving enhancer protein 1, chloroplastic-like codes for MATSSLQAAATFMQPTKAGRSSLHFRPAQGISKAFGVEPSAARLTCSLQDFAHKCTEAAKIAGFALASSALLVSGASAEGVPKRLTFDEIQSKTYLEVKGTGTANQCPTIDGGVDSFAFKAGKYNAKKFCLEPTSFTVKAEGVSKNAPAEFQKTKLMTRLTYTLDEIEGPLEVSQDGTLKFEEKDGIDYAAVTVQLPGGERVPFLFTIKNLVASGKPESFGGEFLVPSYRGSSFLDPKGRGGSTGYDNAVALPAGGRGDEEELEKENNKNVASLTGNITLSVTKSKPETGEVIGVFESIQPSDTDLGSKAPKDVKIQGVWYAQLE; via the exons ATGGCAACGTCATCATTACAGGCGGCCGCCACCTTCATGCAGCCCACCAAGGCTGGCCGTAGCAGCCTCCATTTTCGCCCTGCTCAAGGCATCAGCAAGGCCTTCGGAGTCGAACCCTCCGCCGCCAGATTGACTTGCTCTCTCCAAGACTTTGCTCACAAATGCACCGAAGCAGCAAAGATCGCTGGCTTCGCCCTCGCTTCCTCCGCCCTCCTTGTCTCG GGAGCAAGTGCAGAAGGTGTGCCGAAGAGGCTAACTTTCGATGAGATCCAGAGCAAGACCTACCTAGAAGTGAAAGGCACCGGGACGGCCAACCAGTGCCCCACCATCGACGGCGGCGTCGACTCGTTCGCCTTCAAGGCGGGCAAATACAACGCCAAGAAATTCTGCCTCGAGCCAACCTCGTTCACCGTGAAGGCGGAGGGCGTGAGCAAGAACGCCCCAGCAGAGTTCCAGAAGACGAAGCTGATGACAAGGCTGACCTACACGCTGGACGAGATCGAGGGCCCCTTGGAGGTCTCCCAGGACGGCACCCTCAAGTTCGAGGAGAAGGACGGCATCGACTACGCGGCCGTCACCGTCCAGCTCCCCGGGGGCGAGCGCGTGCCCTTTCTCTTCACCATCAAGAATCTAGTAGCTTCTGGGAAGCCAGAGAGCTTCGGCGGGGAGTTCCTGGTGCCGTCCTACCGGGGATCCTCCTTCCTCGACCCGAAGGGCCGCGGTGGGTCCACTGGCTACGACAACGCCGTGGCGCTGCCGGCTGGGGGCCGTGGGGACGAGGAGGAGCTGGAGAAGGAGAACAACAAGAATGTGGCGTCGCTGACGGGGAATATTACGCTGAGCGTGACCAAGAGCAAGCCGGAGACGGGGGAGGTGATCGGAGTGTTTGAGAGCATTCAGCCGTCGGATACGGATTTGGGATCAAAGGCGCCCAAAGATGTCAAGATCCAGGGCGTCTGGTATGCGCAGCTTGAGTAG
- the LOC125187353 gene encoding NASP-related protein sim3-like isoform X1, with translation MADGAADSSAQGPADEKNPNSVNAAIESGNGAGPEEFTCDDDREKTLEFADELMARGSKAAKDSNYAEAADCYSRALEIRAAKFGELSPECVAAYYKYGCALLYKAQEESDPLASMPKKEGASREDSGKESSSQIHANVQPSAMSAAKNVEQDEGDSESDAEDQPDGDEDESDLDLAWKMLDVARAIVERVPGDTVEKVDILSALAEVALEREDVETSQSDYLKALSMLERLVEPDSRLIAELNFRICLCLEIGSKPEEAIPYCQKAISVCKSRVQRLSDEAKNFPAEESTTFEMGPVQPSLDKESEIETLTGLCEELEKKLEDLQQLVANPKSILSDILGGIISAKARALEKNEPALSSSQMGTATTGGADSPTASTAHTSSAAGVTHLGVVGRGVKRVVMSSTAQSSPAKKPAIDSSNNGDGGSEVNVNAGINEKND, from the exons ATGGCAGATGGCGCGGCGGACTCCTCAGCGCAAGGCCCCGCTGACGAGAAAAACCCTAACTCTGTCAATGCGGCGATTGAGTCCGGTAACGGTGCCGGCCCCGAGGAATTCACCTGCGACGATGATCGAGAAAAGACATTGGAATTCGCAGACGAATTGATGGCTCGTGGCTCTAAAGCCGCCAAGGATAGCAATTATGCCGAAGCCGCTGATTGCTATAGCCGTGCCCTAGAAATCAG GGCTGCAAAATTTGGTGAACTTTCCCCTGAGTGTGTTGCTGCTTACTATAAATATGGATGTGCTCTGCTGTACAAAGCTCAAGAGGAGTCTGATCCATTGGCTTCTATGCCGAAAAAAGAGGGTGCCTCTCGTGAAGATTCCGGTAAAGAAAGTTCATCACAAATCCATGCCAATGTCCAACCTTCAGCTATGTCTGCTGCAAAAAATGTGGAGCAAG ATGAAGGAGACAGTGAAAGTGATGCTGAAGACCAACCTGATGGCGATGAGGATGAGTCTGACCTTGATTTGGCTTGGAAGATGCTTGATGTAGCTCGGGCCATTGTGGAGAGGGTCCCAGGAGACACAGTGGAAAAGGTGGACATATTGTCAGCTTTGGCAGAAGTAGCTCTAGAAAGAG AGGATGTTGAGACTTCACAGAGTGACTACTTGAAGGCACTCTCTATGTTGGAGCGCTTGGTTGAACCTGATAGTCGGCTTATCGCTGAGCT CAATTTCAGGATTTGCCTGTGTCTTGAAATTGGTTCGAAACCAGAAGAAGCTATTCCATATTGTCAAAAAGCTATCTCAGTTTGCAAGTCAAGAGTTCAGCGACTTTCTGATGAAGCAAAGAACTTCCCAGCAGAAGAATCAACCACTTTCGAGATGGGACCAGTTCAACCATCTCTAGATAAGGAATCCGAGATTGAAACACTTACTGGTCTCTGTGAGGAACTAGAAAAGAAG CTTGAAGATCTTCAACAGCTTGTCGCAAACCCAAAATCCATCCTCTCAGATATCCTAGGTGGGATTATTTCCGCAAAAGCTAGGGCTCTTGAGAAGAACGAACCAGCACTGAGCTCATCACAGATGGGCACGGCCACCACTGGTGGCGCAGACTCGCCAACTGCTTCTACAGCTCACACAAGTAGCGCTGCTGGAGTGACACATCTAGGCGTGGTGGGAAGAGGAGTCAAGCGAGTTGTGATGAGCTCGACTGCACAATCCAGCCCTGCTAAGAAACCTGCAATCGATTCCTCAAACAATGGCGATGGTGGGAGTGAGGTCAACGTCAATGCAGGAATAAATGAGAAGAATGATTAA
- the LOC125187353 gene encoding NASP-related protein sim3-like isoform X2, with the protein MADGAADSSAQGPADEKNPNSVNAAIESGNGAGPEEFTCDDDREKTLEFADELMARGSKAAKDSNYAEAADCYSRALEIRAAKFGELSPECVAAYYKYGCALLYKAQEESDPLASMPKKEGASREDSGKESSSQIHANVQPSAMSAAKNVEQGDSESDAEDQPDGDEDESDLDLAWKMLDVARAIVERVPGDTVEKVDILSALAEVALEREDVETSQSDYLKALSMLERLVEPDSRLIAELNFRICLCLEIGSKPEEAIPYCQKAISVCKSRVQRLSDEAKNFPAEESTTFEMGPVQPSLDKESEIETLTGLCEELEKKLEDLQQLVANPKSILSDILGGIISAKARALEKNEPALSSSQMGTATTGGADSPTASTAHTSSAAGVTHLGVVGRGVKRVVMSSTAQSSPAKKPAIDSSNNGDGGSEVNVNAGINEKND; encoded by the exons ATGGCAGATGGCGCGGCGGACTCCTCAGCGCAAGGCCCCGCTGACGAGAAAAACCCTAACTCTGTCAATGCGGCGATTGAGTCCGGTAACGGTGCCGGCCCCGAGGAATTCACCTGCGACGATGATCGAGAAAAGACATTGGAATTCGCAGACGAATTGATGGCTCGTGGCTCTAAAGCCGCCAAGGATAGCAATTATGCCGAAGCCGCTGATTGCTATAGCCGTGCCCTAGAAATCAG GGCTGCAAAATTTGGTGAACTTTCCCCTGAGTGTGTTGCTGCTTACTATAAATATGGATGTGCTCTGCTGTACAAAGCTCAAGAGGAGTCTGATCCATTGGCTTCTATGCCGAAAAAAGAGGGTGCCTCTCGTGAAGATTCCGGTAAAGAAAGTTCATCACAAATCCATGCCAATGTCCAACCTTCAGCTATGTCTGCTGCAAAAAATGTGGAGCAAG GAGACAGTGAAAGTGATGCTGAAGACCAACCTGATGGCGATGAGGATGAGTCTGACCTTGATTTGGCTTGGAAGATGCTTGATGTAGCTCGGGCCATTGTGGAGAGGGTCCCAGGAGACACAGTGGAAAAGGTGGACATATTGTCAGCTTTGGCAGAAGTAGCTCTAGAAAGAG AGGATGTTGAGACTTCACAGAGTGACTACTTGAAGGCACTCTCTATGTTGGAGCGCTTGGTTGAACCTGATAGTCGGCTTATCGCTGAGCT CAATTTCAGGATTTGCCTGTGTCTTGAAATTGGTTCGAAACCAGAAGAAGCTATTCCATATTGTCAAAAAGCTATCTCAGTTTGCAAGTCAAGAGTTCAGCGACTTTCTGATGAAGCAAAGAACTTCCCAGCAGAAGAATCAACCACTTTCGAGATGGGACCAGTTCAACCATCTCTAGATAAGGAATCCGAGATTGAAACACTTACTGGTCTCTGTGAGGAACTAGAAAAGAAG CTTGAAGATCTTCAACAGCTTGTCGCAAACCCAAAATCCATCCTCTCAGATATCCTAGGTGGGATTATTTCCGCAAAAGCTAGGGCTCTTGAGAAGAACGAACCAGCACTGAGCTCATCACAGATGGGCACGGCCACCACTGGTGGCGCAGACTCGCCAACTGCTTCTACAGCTCACACAAGTAGCGCTGCTGGAGTGACACATCTAGGCGTGGTGGGAAGAGGAGTCAAGCGAGTTGTGATGAGCTCGACTGCACAATCCAGCCCTGCTAAGAAACCTGCAATCGATTCCTCAAACAATGGCGATGGTGGGAGTGAGGTCAACGTCAATGCAGGAATAAATGAGAAGAATGATTAA
- the LOC125190223 gene encoding wall-associated receptor kinase-like 14, translating into MILGFLQSILLLLLSISNLSLPSSALDINSTSCNRKCGGIPVQHPFGFSDGCQIKLNCSSNNPAIQIGGFDVYNITSDHILVGIPAKCRRPIDELSQLFGSNFAPTWRNGLLLENCSKTMNDCVVPRRLVMSTMGSHDCQRGNGSEERLTCYSVGSNDSAEFLDYETVKKTGNCSFLLSSILVENATQGSSIALDFQKVELGWWINGSCHGVCDPNADCTGFQYEGKLRHRCKCKHGYAGDGFSTGGGGVGCQKEAGKCRATSLSIRCRGTKVGMLVGGIVAGASLVVVLALVYYCVKNRATSLKNRLSARRLISEAAGNSSVPLYTYKDIERATNSFSEKQRLGTGAYGTVYAGKLHNDELVAIKKIRHRDHESVDQVMNEIKLLSSVSHQNLVRLLGCCIENGEQILVYEYMANGTLSQHLQRERGSVLPWTIRLTIAAETAHAISHLHSAMNPPIYHRDIKSSNILLDYNFNSKVADFGLSRFGMTDDSHISTAPQGTPGYLDPQYHQNFHLSDKSDVYSFGVVLVEIITAMKVVDFSRPHSEINLAALAIDRIGKGRIDEIVDPFLEPNRDAWTLSSIHKVAELAFRCLAFHRDMRPSMMEVADELEQIRVSGWAPMDENMHMGSSVASNCSSPYQGSEKSFNISMAKKTTTMSWVGSRRLVVPQRAATAAAALPTTEELKNNSPVSVQDTWLSEKSSPSSNSLLNNVVR; encoded by the exons ATGATTCTCGGTTTTCTCCAATCAATTCTTCTGTtacttttatcaatttcaaatctatCCTTGCCGTCTTCCGCACTCGACATCAATTCCACTTCCTGCAATCGGAAGTGCGGCGGAATTCCAGTTCAACACCCGTTCGGTTTCTCAGATGGTTGCCAAATCAAGCTGAATTGCAGTAGCAACAACCCCGCGATCCAAATCGGCGGATTCGACGTCTACAACATCACGTCCGATCACATCTTAGTAGGTATTCCGGCCAAATGCCGCCGTCCGATCGACGAATTGAGCCAACTCTTCGGTTCGAACTTCGCCCCGACGTGGCGTAACGGCCTCCTTCTGGAGAACTGCAGCAAGACGATGAATGATTGCGTGGTTCCTCGCAGATTGGTGATGAGCACCATGGGTTCGCATGACTGCCAAAGGGGGAACGGAAGCGAGGAGAGATTAACGTGCTATTCAGTCGGGTCAAATGATTCCGCTGAGTTTTTGGATTACGAAACAGTGAAGAAAACGGGGAACTGCAGCTTTCTGTTGTCGTCGATCCTGGTGGAAAATGCCACCCAGGGCTCTTCGATCGCTCTCGATTTTCAGAAGGTGGAGCTCGGTTGGTGGATCAACGGCAGCTGCCACGGCGTTTGTGACCCCAACGCCGACTGCACGGGATTTCAGTATGAAGGAAAGCTGCGGCATCGTTGCAAGTGTAAACATGGCTACGCCGGAGACGGTTTTTCGACCGGTGGCGGTGGAGTCGGATGCCAGAAAG AAGCTGGAAAATGCCGTGCTACAAGCTTGTCTATTCGATGTAGGGGAACTAAAGTAGGCATGCTTGTTGGAG GTATTGTTGCTGGAGCTAGTTTGGTGGTGGTTTTAGCACTGGTGTATTACTGTGTGAAGAATAGAGCTACGAGTTTGAAGAACAGATTAAGCGCGAGGCGGCTGATCAGTGAAGCAGCAGGAAACTCGAGTGTGCCCTTGTACACTTACAAAGATATCGAGAGAGCAACGAACAGCTTCTCTGAGAAGCAGAGACTAGGAACAGGTGCCTACGGCACAGTTTATGCAGGAAAGCTCCATAACGATGAATTGGTGGcaatcaagaaaataagaCATCGCGATCACGAGAGTGTCGACCAGGTGATGAATGAGATCAAGCTTCTGTCCTCTGTAAGCCACCAGAATTTGGTCCGCCTTCTAGGGTGCTGCATCGAGAATGGCGAACAAATCCTTGTTTACGAGTACATGGCCAACGGCACCCTGTCCCAGCATCTGCAGCGTGAGCGAGGCTCTGTGCTTCCATGGACGATACGTCTCACCATTGCTGCAGAGACAGCTCATGCCATTTCCCACCTTCACTCAGCAATGAATCCTCCAATATACCACAGAGACATCAAGTCCAGCAACATTCTGCTAGATTACAATTTTAACTCCAAAGTAGCGGACTTTGGGCTTTCTAGGTTTGGCATGACCGACGACTCCCACATATCCACAGCACCGCAAGGTACCCCGGGCTACCTCGACCCTCAGTATCACCAGAACTTCCATCTTTCAGACAAGAGCGATGTATACAGTTTTGGGGTGGTTCTTGTAGAGATAATTACAGCCATGAAAGTGGTTGACTTCTCTCGACCACACAGCGAGATCAATCTTGCTGCTCTGGCTATCGATAGAATTGGGAAAGGCCGGATAGATGAGATAGTCGACCCCTTCCTTGAGCCGAATAGAGATGCTTGGACACTTTCATCCATTCATAAAGTAGCTGAGCTTGCTTTTAGGTGTCTTGCTTTTCATAGAGATATGAGACCTTCAATGATGGAAGTGGCAGATGAGCTAGAACAGATTCGGGTCAGTGGTTGGGCACCTATGGATGAAAATATGCACATGGGTTCCTCAGTTGCCTCGAATTGTTCATCGCCATACCAAGGAAGTGAGAAATCATTTAACATATCAATGGCAAAGAAGACGACAACCATGTCATGGGTAGGAAGTAGGAGGTTGGTTGTTCCACAGAGGGCAGCTACCGCTGCTGCTGCCCTGCCTACGACAGAAGAGTTGAAGAACAACTCGCCCGTTTCGGTACAGGATACTTGGTTGAGTGAAAAGAGCTCACCATCATCCAACAGCTTATTGAATAATGTAGTTCGATAA